One Takifugu rubripes chromosome 2, fTakRub1.2, whole genome shotgun sequence genomic region harbors:
- the adi1 gene encoding acireductone dioxygenase: MELEAWYLDDSEEDQRKPHRQNPNRAVSLEQLKTLGVFYWKLNADIYDSDPELEKIRNDQGYSYMDIITIQKETLPNYEEKLKMFFDEHLHLDDEIRYILDGKAYFDIRDKEDLWIRIAMNKGDMITLPAGIYHRFTVDESNYTKAMRLFVGEPVWKAHNRPADHFEIRQKYVASL; encoded by the exons ATGGAGTTAGAAGCCTGGTATTTGGACGATAGCGAGGAAGACCAAAGAAAACCTCACAGACAGAACCCGAACCGGGCTGTCTCACTGGAACAGTTAAAGACGCTGGGCGTGTTTTACTGGAAG TTGAACGCTGATATCTATGATTCAGATCCAGAGCTGGAGAAAATCCGGAATGACCAAGGCTACTCTTACATGGACATTATTACCATACAGAAGGAAACGTTGCCCAACTATGAAGAAAAG TTAAAGATGTTCTTTGATGAGCATTTACATTTGGATGACGAGATCCGCTACATCCTTGATGGGAAAGCCTACTTTGACATCAGGGACAAGGAGGACCTGTGGATACGCATTGCCATGAATAAGGGGGATATGATCACATTGCCAGCCGGCATCTACCATCGCTTCACAGTGGATGAGAGT AACTACACCAAAGCCATGAGGCTGTTTGTAGGGGAACCAGTCTGGAAAGCCCACAACCGTCCAGCCGACCACTTTGAAATTCGTCAGAAGTATGTGGCTTCTCTGTAG
- the LOC115247717 gene encoding uncharacterized protein has translation MGKPLSRPGCFRRSSCCLEKHGAGDVGVGGRVVGMETRYGDGYIPQRSIYETMCMNEQIDRRDFGAEGSFSYSASGSLRVSRSPVDMCDPQPRSLTPNPSFVRRLDERAIYDSLKLGCPDVDGNSCHSPGHFPRSVSPSVSSFSAPGVSSSSKKHHHHYHHHHGDSAKSRDGRQSWKVLTPPKHLESLELTTTELIDRGSGCLNPGQYPPTGVQSLTSPVISPFSASPLSSGYHTPVFFSPAKPRPSQSQSLRCSPPHVIQPRHYSQSQSLRLSPPHELRRSPYRTPLVQLSVHDLEQDLRDRGGGWGRSEREREWEREREREMERGWTQREWERERERGRLQREKARERERRETSTFGTFGYGRAVPLCSDRDSVFLEPDQVLDTTPLLFPHPSPSPSPNAAPRMGTGAVGRNRTGSKIGPESLGGVMVSQNDNRGVNLVLVDSKHGCGPRLANEIAVGNISEDEIRAGINRAESWNKYDNGSRTSIKNGSEARMCSQVKTRPGGRDLEGRVQSGMENNSSALNKDRHRGGSKTVKTVTKSECITDTKPTCVAYFDSEVKDKVGFETKSQSGMKQMINTEVEAKNYSNQMETMTAIETGGIVTVNNEIVSEVESGVESKVENNLVIPTASESMEVVQHEVRNETVAMSKTEMQAVTEKQINQPTDKSQTTVARVNKDDTKPTNEYEKQPLNIEPPDLNQKENDSKPQKTRSSKSSSRTRPGTATGIQPGVISPSPNKTLGDLEATCPAESIESTWPRRIIVRKRTVRQGGALHNLPILPPLPSVLSALEKRRPHGPLQPHPGHFSENQLSNKMNPTSIVGRCSLKEPSHSEPGEGNSLVGRASLKEQNLEHWRVYRDTNEPRRSRSKEKHGQKANKTTEQEEGKVEEKNGNNGKTDDSMANEQGEVDKGLVEENKQDESNRIIEEKAQNMEKDEYVKKGKDGDVNHERIEEKYNIDENQEAHGQNLKVVATLKREPGEMEGGDGGTEEGDVESWDEVLEMVTTLWDDCWDKGGTGEDDTDSISGSLQCWPLLRPPVGFGGSHPPSSAASELSLTELERRARELDSDLEHLDLSQPHQDMLDLYQTPTDPQTERADMYQTHPGPQREKTALVTVGSRSQVSLELGALGSSTSDPNRSADDWSTKSARTSTVVTSSNKEDSSPDSNLTLESESSGIFLSSSNQSQEEGGSDSDQPISGSDLGSSNTSLEKDSDDGGLKEWGREESAELQWCYPSLLNTSQHEDIDVDPEREEAGHPNIGGGDEKSIYINKEQDDHLGISINKNILDHSDIGDSSMLTASLSGTVPSRKRVTVMRMDSPLPLSPSKPPSKHLQDPKQKPTRPSGLKLGDIDPFVQSDSFVYLAVSARPGLQSEVTRGSEVPIHGTTKQENVHHLDSLKTHFTQSNTEWQAKMTQITPQKPEEVDFLCTDSFVYLAAPACLLLGPDGTTSYSGRDSDSESSGSGPVDVSVYGCGSVAGDSDWDSDLSDSDPTRSSRNSASGGKSASTARSKRMPAELGWDEETIEPEVPTELSESQDKARKVSEVTSSMTDVPMATNPTASHKPVTPTEQSATTKKVTWQFKPAQRSVCTGSKKEKEKEVISPSMARFMEHGGSSSSSTSSSSSSPSSQSSG, from the exons ATGGGCAAACCTCTTAGCCGTCCTGGATGCTTCAGGAGAAGTTCCTGCTGCCTGGAGAAACATGGGGCTGGGGATGTGGGAGTGGGGGGGAGAGTGGTAGGAATGGAAACAAGGTATGGGGATGGCTACATACCCCAACGGTCCATCTATGAAACAATGTGCATGAACGAACAGATAGACAGGAGAGACTTTGGAGCTGAAGGGAGCTTTAGCTACTCTGCAAGTGGTTCTCTGAGGGTTAGCAGGAGTCCAGTGGACATGTGTGACCCACAGCCTCGCTCCTTAACTCCAAACCCTTCGTTTGTGCGAAGACTAGATGAACGAGCCATCTATGACTCCTTGAAACTTGGGTGTCCAGATGTTGATGGAAATAGCTGTCATTCCCCGGGACATTTTCCAAGATCAgtgtctccctctgtttcctcattCTCAGCACCTGGAGTGTCGTCATCTTCTAAGaaacatcaccatcattatcaccaccaccacggAGACAgtgcaaaaagcagagatggaCGACAATCCTGGAAAGTCTTGACACCTCCCAAACACTTGGAAAGCCTAGAGCTTACTACCACAGAGTTGATTGACAGGGGAAGTGGTTGTCTGAACCCAGGACAATACCCTCCGACTGGTGTACAGTCCCTAACCTCACCTGTAATTTCTCCCTTCTCTGCCTCACCTCTATCTTCAGGTTACCATACTCCAGTGTTTTTCTCCCCAGCCAAACCTCGGCCAAGTCAGAGTCAGAGTTTGCGCTGCTCCCCTCCTCATGTTATTCAGCCGAGGCACTATTCCCAAAGTCAGAGCCTTAGGCTATCACCACCCCATGAGCTTCGACGGTCCCCCTATCGCACTCCACTTGTCCAACTGTCTGTTCATGACTTGGAGCAAGACCTGAGGGAtcgaggaggaggatggggtcGGAGTGAGCGAGAaagggagtgggagagggaaAGGGAAAGAGAAATGGAGAGAGGCTGGACCCAACGTgagtgggaaagagagagggaaaggggaAGGTTGCAGAGAGAGAAGGctagagaaagggagagaagggagacgTCAACTTTTGGGACTTTTGGGTATGGTAGAGCAGTTCCTCTGTGTTCAGACAGAGACTCTGTGTTTTTAGAGCCTGATCAGGTCTTAGACACAACACCACTGTTATTTCCTCACCCTTCACCATCACCCTCCCCAAATGCTGCTCCCAGAATGGGCACGGGAGCTGTGGGTAGGAATAGAACTGGGTCAAAAATTGGACCTGAAAGTTTAGGTGGGGTCATGGTTTCTCAAAATGACAATAGAGGTGTGAATTTGGTGTTGGTGGATAGCAAGCATGGGTGTGGGCCAAGGTTAGCCAATGAAATTGCAGTAGGAAACATATCAGAAGATGAAATCAGGGCAGGAATAAATAGAGCAGAGAGCTGGAATAAATATGACAATGGATCCAGAACTAGCATTAAAAATGGCTCTGAAGCAAGAATGTGCTCCCAAGTGAAAACGAGGCCCGGAGGACGGGATTTAGAGGGAAGAGTGCAGTCTGGGATGGAAAATAACAGTTCAGCACtaaacaaagacagacacaggggAGGGTCAAAGACTGTAAAAACTGTGACTAAATCAGAATGTATTACTGACACTAAACCTACATGTGTGGCTTACTTTGACAGCGAGGTTAAAGATAAAGTTGGGTTTGAAACTAAATCTCAGTCAGGGATGAAGCAAATGATCAATACAGAGGTTGAGGCCAAAAATTATTCAAATCAGATGGAGACCATGACAGCAATAGAAACTGGAGGCATAGTTACAGTAAATAATGAGATTGTTTCAGAAGTGGAGTCAGGGGTAGAGAGCAAAGTTGAGAACAATCTGGTTATACCTACAGCATCTGAAAGTATGGAGGTAGTACAACATGAAGTGAGAAATGAAACTGTGGCAATGTCAAAAACAGAAATGCAGGCTGTCACTGAaaaacagataaaccaaccaacagATAAATCACAGACTACTGTAGCCAGAGTTAATAAAGATgataccaaacccacaaatgaatATGAAAAACAACCTTTGAACATTGAGCCACCTGATTTgaaccaaaaagaaaatgattctaAGCCCCAAAAGACAAGATCATCCAAATCCAGCTCCAGGACTAGACCTGGAACTGCCACAGGAATACAGCCAGGCGTGATCAGCCCCAGCCCAAACAAGACACTTGGAGACCTTGAGGCGACATGTCCTGCTGAAAGCATTGAATCGACCTGGCCGCGTAGAATTATAGTCAGGAAAAGAACTGTTCGGCAAGGTGGAGCACTTCACAACCTCCCcattctccctcccctcccctctgtccttTCAGCACTGGAGAAGAGGCGCCCACATGGCCCCCTCCAGCCTCATCCAGGCCATTTTTCGGAAAACCAGCTGTCAAATAAGATGAATCCTACAAGTATAGTGGGACGATGCTCATTAAAAGAGCCCTCTCATTCAGAACCAGGAGAGGGAAACAGTTTGGTGGGCAGGGCATCCCTGAAGGAGCAGAACTTGGAACACTGGAGAGTCTACAGAGACACGAATGAGCCCAGAAGATCCAGGAGCAAGGAGAAGCATGGACAGAAGGCTAATAAAACaactgagcaggaggaggggaaagtagaggaaaaaaatggaaacaatgGCAAAACAGATGACAGCATGGCTAATGAGCAAGGGGAAGTGGACAAAGGCCTtgtggaggaaaacaaacaagatgAGTCGAACAGGATAATTGAAGAAAAAGCGCAAAATATGGAAAAAGATGAATAtgttaaaaagggaaaagatgGAGATGTGAATCATGAAAGAATAGAAGAAAAATATAACATAGATGAAAATCAAGAAGCCCATGGACAAAATTTAAAAGTTGTGGCTACGTTAAAGAGAGAACCAGGTGAGATGGAGGGTGGTgatggaggaacagaggaaggagatgtCGAGAGTTGGGATGAAGTCCTCGAGATGGTTACCACTTTGTGGGATGACTGCTGGGATAAaggaggaactggagaagatGATACAGATTCCATCTCTGGCTCCTTACAATGTTGGCCACTTCTTCGGCCCCCAGTTGGCTTTGGGGGCTCCCATCCCCCATCCTCTGCTGCCTCGGAGCTCAGCCTGACGGAGTTAGAAAGAAGAGCCAGGGAGCTGGACTCTGACCTGGAGCACCTAGATCTGTCTCAGCCCCATCAGGACATGCTGGATTTATATCAAACACCAACAGATCCACAGACAGAACGAGCTGACATGTACCAAACCCACCCTGgaccacagagagagaaaacagcacTTGTGACAG TGGGGAGCAGATCTCAGGTCAGTTTGGAGCTTGGTGCTTTAGGCTCATCAACTTCAGACCCAAACAGATCTGCAGATGACTGGTCAACCAAGTCAGCCAGGACCTCCACTGTTGTCACAAG CTCGAATAAGGAGGACAGCTCTCCAGACTCCAATCTTACACTAGAGTCAGAGTCTAGTGGCATCTTTCTCTCTTCATCCAATCAGAGTCAGGAAGAGGGTGGCTCTGACAGTGATCAGCCAATCAGTGGCTCTGACCTAGGCAGTAGCAACACTTCACTGGAGAAGGATTCTGATGATGGTGGGTTAAAAGAATGGGGCAGGGAGGAGAGTGCAGAACTACAGTGGTGTTACCCATCTCTCTTGAACACTTCCCAGCATGAAGATATAGATGTTGATCCTgaaagagaggaagcaggaCATCCAAACATTGGGGGAGGTGACGAGAAAAGCATATATATAAACAAAGAACAAGATGATCATTTAGGGATTTCAATCAATAAGAACATACTTGACCATTCCGACATTGGGGATTCATCAATGTTAACGGCATCACTCAGTGGAACAGTGCCATCCAGGAAAAGAGTGACCGTCATGAGGATGgactctcctcttcccctctctccctccaaacCGCCGAGCAAACATCTTCAAGATCCTAAACAAAAGCCAACCAGACCCTCAGGACTAAAACTTGGTGACATCGATCCATTTGTCCAATCAGACAGCTTTGTTTACCTTGCAGTGTCAGCAAGACCAGGACTGCAGAGTGAAGTTACCAGAGGTTCCGAAGTTCCCATTCATGGGACCACAAAGCAAGAAAATGTACACCATTTGGATagcctgaaaacacactttaccCAGTCGAATACAGAGTGGCAGGCGAAGATGACTCAAATTACTCCACAGAAACCAGAGGAAGTAGATTTCTTGTGCACTGACAGCTTTGTTTACCTGGCTGCTCCAGCATGCCTTCTACTGGGTCCTGATGGAACTACATCATACAGTGGAAG GGATTCAGACTCGGAGAGTTCAGGATCTGGGCCTGTTGATGTATCAGTATATGGTTGTGGCTCAGTGGCAGGAGACAGTGACTGGGATTCAGATCTATCCGATTCCGATCCCACTCGCTCTTCTAGAAATTCTGCTTCTGGGGGCAAATCAGCCAGCACAGCACGTTCCAAGCGGATGCCTGCTGAACTTGGCTGGGATGAAGAAACCATTGAGCCAGAAGTTCCAACTGAGCTGTCAGAGTCACAGGATAAAGCAAGGAAGGTTAGTGAAGTTACCAGCAGCATGACAGACGTTCCCATGGCAACAAACCCCACAGCATCACATAAACCAGTGACACCAACAGAGCAGTCAGCAACAACGAAAAAAGTGACATGGCAGTTTAAACCAGCTCAGAGGTCAGTCTGCACAGGAAgcaaaaaggagaaagaaaaggaagtgaTATCCCCATCAATGGCAAGATTTATGGAACACGGAGgatcctcttcttcatccacgtcgtcttcatcatcatccccgTCCTCACAGTCTTCTGGCTGA